The genomic window CCACTCCCGCCGTGGCCGAGGCGATGAACAGGACGAAGAAGAGAAGACTCCAGTTCATGCGGGAAATCCATCCCGGTCGTCCGGAAAGCCGGACGCCGGAAAGATCCTCTGGCGTGCCATTTTTCCCCCGAATTGCATGGAATCAGGAATCCCCGGCACCGGGCTGCGGCTCCTGCTTGAGGAGGTCGAGCACGTCCTTGAAGCGGGCCTCGTTCTCGGGATCGGCTTCCACGAGAGCCTCGTGGGCCGAAAGAATCGTGGCGTGCTGGACCGAAGGATCAGCGGGAGGGGGCGAGAGGGTTTCCTGGGCGACGCGCTGCGGGGCGGGGCTCACGCCGTCGGGGAGCTCGAAGGCGAACAGGTGGTCAAGCCCGAGATTCTCGAGGAGGCTGCGGTTGCGGGTATTGGGGTTGAGGACGGTGAGATGGCCGCTGCCGATCTCACGCAGGCGCAGGGCGATGCCGGCGAGCGTGCCCATGAAGGTCGAGTCCATGAGCTCGCAGCCCGCGAGGTCGATGACGAATTCCCGATGGCCACGCTGAACCATGCGCCGGGTGTATTCCTTCATTCCCGCGCTGGTTTGAAATGTGCCGCGCCCGTTGACCCTCAGCCAAACTGCGTGGTCGTAGAGGCCGGCAAATATCGTGGATTTAGGACTCACGAGGCTAGGTGCAAACTATGGTCGCGGGTGGGGGAGTGTCAATGCAACCCCGGTGCGTTACTTCCACATGAAGGATTGGCGGAAGGCCACGATGCGGCCGTCCACGATCAGCAACGCGCGCCACTCGGTGACGCGACCGTGTTCCAGATATTCATCCCCGGTGACGCGGAACTCCGACTTATACGAGCCGCTCGCGTTTGGGTAATAGCGCTCCTGCGCCATCACGTAGTCGCCGAGGGCCGCCTGCCGATACTCGAGACGCACCGTCACGTCGGCCCGTTCGTGGGCCCACCAGAAGAAGGTGAAATAATTGCCGGAGACCTCGTCGTAATCGCGCGGCGTGATCACGCCGTAGTTGATCCGGTAGCGGAAAAACTGCATCGCCTGGCTCTGCGTCGTCAGGTAATTCCGCGGATCGTTGAAGAAAGTATTCTGCTTCCGGAACTTGAACTTGTCGTTCAATTGGAGCGGAAGAACGTTTGCTCGTTCCAGATAAACGGGCGGCTTCTCGGGACCTGCGCAGGCCGCGAGCATTACAGACGCCAAAACCGCGGCTAGGATGCCTCTCATATGCGGGGCGATGAAAGCGGCTTTGTCGGAACGTGTCAAATCGCCCCTGCCGCGATTCCCGGCAATTTCCTCCGGGCCTTGACTCGCTCCTCGTCATGCTCGATACGGATGGCCCACCGACCCCTTGTTTTCATTTCGTATCCGTGACTGCATCCGACATTTTTTCCGGCCTCACTTCCGCCGAAGCGCATGAACTTCTGGAATCCTTGCACCAGACCAACAAGGCGGCCTACAAGGGCACCATGCAGGTCACGGCTTCCCGCCGCCGTTTGCGTCCCGTCTTCCTCGAGCGAAAGCCGCGGGTGGAGCGTCACCAGTGGATCCAGGGCGTGCTCGCCCGGCCCGAGAACGAAGACCTCGGCCTCGAGGTGCTGCAAAACTGGCTGCTCGGCTCCTACCGTTCGCTGCTCGGCGATTTTCTCACCGCATGTGGCTTCACCCACGAGGACGGGCTCATCGACGAAATCCCGGCCCAGCCGGCTCGCGAAGTCGTCGACGCCGCCGTCGAGACCGTTGCCGCGAAATATCCGCCGCTCGCCGTGAAGGTGTATCTCAATCTCTTCCAGCCCGCCGGCTCCGAGGCGTGGCCCGACCTCGACGCCCTGCTTGTCATCGACCCTCGTCTCGCTCTCGAACGAAAATAGACCTCTCATCGATCCCATGACGCACTTCCAGAACTCGCTCAAGGACGCCGTTGCCACCTTCCAGGCGCTGGCCACGCACGAATCCGCACTTCTCGAAGCGACCGCAGTCTTGGAAAAGGCGTTCCTCGCGGGGAACAAGCTGCTCATCTGCGGCAACGGCGGCAGTGCGTCCGATGCGGCGCACATCTCGACGGAGTTCGTCTGCCGCTTCAAGGGCGACCGCCGGCCTTATCCGGCCCTGCCGCTCAATGCCGACGCCGGCCTGCTGACCGCCGTCTCGAACGATTACAACTACCAGGATGCCTTTGCCCGGCAGGTCAAGGCCTTCGGTCAGAAGGGCGACGTCCTCATCGTGATCTCCACCAGCGGCAAGTCCCGCAACCTGCTCGACGCGATCGAGGAGGCTCATCGCGTCGGCGTTCATACCATCGCCCTGCTCGGCCGCGACGGCGGATTCACCAAAGGCGCCGCCGGGATCGAGATCATCGTTCAGGGGCCCGAAACCGCCCGCATCCAGGAAGCGCAGAAGTTCCTGCTTCACGTGATGTGCGAGTTGCTCGAGGAGCGCCTGCCGAAGGAGTGATGAGATGACGCTGTCCGCGATCGGCGCGGTCTTCGCGTTTATTTTCGGCGCGCTCATCGGCTCCTTTCTCAACGCTTGCATCCATCGGCTGCCGCGTGGCATTTCGCTCGACCATCCGCGCCGTTCGTTCTGCCCGCACTGCGAGACCACGATCCGGTGGTATCACAATCTCCCCATCGTAAGCTGGCTCTGGCTCCGTGGTCGCTGCGCGAAATGCGGCGCTTCGATCTCGCCGCGCTACCTCCTCGTGGAAATTCTCACCGCGCTCGTCTTTCTCGGGCTGTGGGTGAAGTTCGGCCTGCCCCTCGCGCCGGCCTACATGCTCTTCGCCGCGCTGTTGATCGCGGCCACGTTCATCGATTTCGAGCATTACATCATCCCCGACGAGATCACCCTCGGCGGCACCGTGGCCGGCATCGTGCTCAGCGTCGCGCTGCCGGGACTGATGGGCGTGGATTCGCACTGGCAGGCCGCTTTGTGGTCGCTGGCCGCCGCGGTGCTCGGCGCCGGTCTGCTGTGGGCGGTCGTCGAGGGCGGCAAGCTTGCCTTCGGTCGCAAACGCATCGTTCCCGAGCAACCGGAGCCCTTCCATTTCGAGGCGGATTCCGAGAATCCGCGCCTCGTGATCGGCGGCGAAGCCTGGCCGTGGGACGAGATTTTCAGCCGCGAGACCGACGTCCTCGTCATCGAGGCAACGCGCGCGTCCTTGAACGGCGGCCCGGTGCGCGAGTCGAAAACGATCCGCATTTTTTACAACCGCGTCGTCGCCGACAACCGCGAGACGCCGATCGAGGACGTGCGCGAGTTGACCGGCGTGCTGCGGGCCGTCGTCATCCCGCGTGAGGCGATGGGCTTCGGCGACGTCAAGTTTCTCGCCTGCATCGGGGCGTTCCTCGGCTGGAAGGCGGTGCTGTTCACCATCGCCAGTTCTTCGATCTTCGGCGCGCTCATCGGCGGCGGGGCTCTGCTCGCCACGCGAGGGAAAGCCGGAGGGCGCATTCCTTTCGGTCCCTACCTCGCGCTCGGTGCGGCGCTCTGGCTCGTCGCCGGCCCCGAGATCATTCGCTGGTATCTCGCCCTCGTGCGCCCCGGGGCGCTCTAACCTTTTTGTTTCACGCGCCGCTCCCGTCGGTTAGCGTTTCTCCCTTCCGGCCCATGGCTGATCCCAAAAAGCAAAAACTTCCGTTTCCCGAGCTCGTTCGTCAGCTCTGGAAGCCCTATTTCGCCCTCGCGCAGTATTTGAAGCCCTACCGGGTGCGCTTCGTCATGGGGCTGGTCTTCGGCGTGCTCGCGGGTGTGCTGAACGGGATGATCCCGCTCGTCATCAAGCTCGTGGGCGACAAGGTTTTCCCCGGCGGGAATTCCGCGGCGAAGATCAATCCCTTCGCCGGCGGCGCTGCGGAATCCGGTCCTCCGATTGGCGATTACATCTGGATCCTCATGCTCATTCCCGCGGCGATGATCGCGCGCGGCGTGTTTGCCTACCTGAACTCCTACTGCCTCGCCTGGGTCGGCTACCGGGTGCTGCACGACATCCGCAGCCAGCTCTTCAATCACCTCGCCTCGCAGTCGCTCGACTTCTTCAACAAGGCGAAATCCGGCAAGCTCATCTCGCGCGTGCTGAACGACACCCGCATGGCGCAGAACGCCCTCACGTCGATCGCCAGCGACATCGTGAAGGACCCCGTGGCCGTCATCACCGGCATCGTCGTGCTCGTCCACATGGACTGGAAGTTCGCCCTCACGACCCTCGTTCTCTTCCCGCTCTGCATCCTGCCGGTGGCGATCTTCGGTCGGGAAATCCGCCAGGCGGGCAAGGCCGAGGAAAATGAAGCCGGCCAGATGGCCGTGATCCTTCAGGAAACCTTTGCCGGCATTCGCGTCATCAAGTCCTTCGCCCGGGAGGACTATCAGGCGAAGCAGTTTGCCCTCTCGAGCGACCAGCAGGTGCGCAACAGCCTGCGCGTGCGCAAGAGCATCGACATCGTGCAGCCGATCATCGAGTCCGTCTCCGCAGTCGGCGTCGTCTTCGCGCTCGTCTACGTGATGTATTTCAACATCGGGTTTCTGCAGTTCGCCGCCCTCTGCGCCGGCATTTTCCTGCTCTACAACCCCGTGAAGGCGGTCAGCAAGATTCCGCTGCAGATGCAGAAGTGCCTCGCCTCGTCGACCTACATCTTCGAGATGATGGCCACGAAATCCTCGATCCAGGATGCACCCGACGCCGTGGTGTTGAAGGACGTGCGCGGGGAGATCGCGTTCGAGAATGTCACGTTCGGCTACGGCACCGAGGGCGCGGCGGTCAATGACCTGTCGCTCAGGATCGAGGCCGGCAAGCAATACGCGCTCGTCGGTTCCAGCGGCGCGGGGAAGACGACCATGCTCGCCCTGCTGCTGCGCTTCTACGATCCGCAGTCCGGCGCCATCAGGCTCGACGGCCTCGACCTCCGCTCCGTCACGCAGCAGTCGCTCCGCGAGCAGATCGGCATCGTCACGCAGGAGAGCTTCCTCTTCCACGACACCATCTTCGAAAACATCCGCTACGGCCGGCTCGACGCCACCCGCGCCGAGGTGGAAGCCGCCGCGAAGCTCGCCTACGCGCACGACTTCATCGTCGCCCAGCCGCAAGGCTACGACACCATCGTCGGCGACAAGGGCAGCCTGCTCTCCGGCGGCCAGCAGCAGCGCCTCGCCATTGCCCGAGCGTTGCTGAAGAACGCGCCGGTGCTCCTTCTCGACGAGGCCACGTCCGCGCTCGACAGCGAGAGCGAACGCATCATCCAGGCCGCCCTCGAGCGCCTCGCCCAGGGCCGCACCGTCATCGCCATCGCCCACCGTCTTTCCACCATTCTCAAGTCCGACCAGATCGTCGTGATGGACCACGGTCGCATCGCCGAGGTCGGCACCCACCGCGAACTCCTCGAGAAAAGCGGCCTCTACCGCCGGCTCTACGAGATCCAGTTTCAGCATGAGGAAGCCGCCGCCGCGGCTTGAGATCCCAACCCTGCACCCATGAAAATCCAGCGCGCTCTCATTTCCGTCTCCGATAAAACCGGTCTGCTCGACTTTGCAAAAGGTCTGGCCAGCTTCGGCGTCGAGATCATCTCCACTGGCGGCACCGCCAAGGCCCTGGCGAAGGCCGGGATTCCCGTCGTCGAGATTTCCGACTTCACCGGCTCTCCCGAGATCCTCGACGGCCGCGTGAAGACGCTCCACCCGAAAGTCCACGGCGGCCTGCTTTATCTCCGCGAGAATCCCGAGCACACCGCGGTCGCGAAGGAGCATGGCATCGCCCCCATCGACCTCGTCGTCGTGAACCTCTATCCCTTCCAGGCCACCATCGAGAAGGAAGGCGTCACCCTCGCCGAGGCCATCGAGAACATCGACATCGGCGGTCCGTCGATGATCCGCAGCGCCTCGAAGAACTACCAGTCGGTCACCGTCGTCACCGATCCCGCGGACTACACCGATGTGCTCGCCGAGATGAAGGAGGAGGGCGGCGCCACCAGCGCGAAGCTCCGCGAGCGGCTCGCCGTGAAGGCCTTTGCCACCACGTCCAGCTACGATCGCGCCATCACGAACTACCTCGGCAGCGGCCAGACCGGCAGCCATTACTCGATCGACCTGCCCCTCGAGCAGCGTCTCCGCTACGGCGAGAATCCGCACCAGAAGGCCGAACTCTACGGCAACTTCGGCGACTACTTCGAGAAGCTCCAGGGCAAGGAGCTCTCCTACAACAACATCCTCGATATCACGGCCGCCACGCACCTCATCGCCGAGTTTGCGAAGCCGACGGTCGCCATTCTCAAGCACACGAACCCCTGCGGCGTCGCCACGGATCCCGATCTCAAGGCCGCGTGGGACAAGGCGTTCGCGACCGACAAGCAGGCGCCCTTCGGCGGCATCATCATCGCCAATCGTCCCGTCGACGTCGCGCTCGCGAAGGCGATCGGCGAGATCTTCAGCGAGGTGATCATTGCGCCCGATTTCGATAGCGAGGCCCGTGCGGTGCTGCAGAAGAAGAAGAATCTCCGCCTCATGCGCCTGCTGCACCTGCCCAAGGCCGCGGGAGCAAACCTGCGCGACGCCCGCGCCGTGCTCGGCGGCATGCTCGTGCAGGACAGCGACGACGCCGGCATCGAGGAGCTCGAGCACAAGGTCATCTCGGCCCGTCCGCCGTCGAAGGCCGAGATCGAGGCCATGGAGTTTGGCTGGAAGGTCGTGAAGCACGTGAAGTCCAACGCCATCGTTTACGCGGGCGCGGACCGCACCCTCGGCATCGGCGCCGGCCAGATGTCGCGCGTGGATTCCTCCCGCATCGCCGTCTGGAAGGCGAAGGAAGCCGGTCTCTCGCTCAAGGGCACCGCCGTGTGCTCCGACGCCTTTTTCCCGTTCCCCGACGGCCTTGTCGCCGCCGCGGAGGCTGGCGCCACCGCCGCCATCCAGCCCGGCGGCAGCGTGCGCGACGAAGAGGTCATCAAGGCCGCCAACGAGCACGGCGTCGCCATGGTCTTCACTGGCATCCGTCACTTCCGGCACTAGATTCGATTAACCACGCAGATCGCGAAAGACGACGCGAGGTCCGCCACCTCGTCTCTCCTTCGTGTCCTGGCTGAATTCGTATGATCCATCTCGGAGTTAACATCGACCACGTCGCCACCATCCGGCAGGCGCGGTATCGCGAAATGCCCGGCTCGCCGAATGCCGAGCCCGATCCGGTCGCCGCGGCCCTTGCCGCCGAGCGCGGCGGGGCGGCGGGCATCACCGCGCATCTGCGCGCCGACCGTCGGCACATTCAGGA from Chthoniobacterales bacterium includes these protein-coding regions:
- a CDS encoding STAS domain-containing protein; the protein is MSPKSTIFAGLYDHAVWLRVNGRGTFQTSAGMKEYTRRMVQRGHREFVIDLAGCELMDSTFMGTLAGIALRLREIGSGHLTVLNPNTRNRSLLENLGLDHLFAFELPDGVSPAPQRVAQETLSPPPADPSVQHATILSAHEALVEADPENEARFKDVLDLLKQEPQPGAGDS
- a CDS encoding SIS domain-containing protein produces the protein MTHFQNSLKDAVATFQALATHESALLEATAVLEKAFLAGNKLLICGNGGSASDAAHISTEFVCRFKGDRRPYPALPLNADAGLLTAVSNDYNYQDAFARQVKAFGQKGDVLIVISTSGKSRNLLDAIEEAHRVGVHTIALLGRDGGFTKGAAGIEIIVQGPETARIQEAQKFLLHVMCELLEERLPKE
- a CDS encoding prepilin peptidase; the encoded protein is MTLSAIGAVFAFIFGALIGSFLNACIHRLPRGISLDHPRRSFCPHCETTIRWYHNLPIVSWLWLRGRCAKCGASISPRYLLVEILTALVFLGLWVKFGLPLAPAYMLFAALLIAATFIDFEHYIIPDEITLGGTVAGIVLSVALPGLMGVDSHWQAALWSLAAAVLGAGLLWAVVEGGKLAFGRKRIVPEQPEPFHFEADSENPRLVIGGEAWPWDEIFSRETDVLVIEATRASLNGGPVRESKTIRIFYNRVVADNRETPIEDVRELTGVLRAVVIPREAMGFGDVKFLACIGAFLGWKAVLFTIASSSIFGALIGGGALLATRGKAGGRIPFGPYLALGAALWLVAGPEIIRWYLALVRPGAL
- a CDS encoding ABC transporter ATP-binding protein; amino-acid sequence: MADPKKQKLPFPELVRQLWKPYFALAQYLKPYRVRFVMGLVFGVLAGVLNGMIPLVIKLVGDKVFPGGNSAAKINPFAGGAAESGPPIGDYIWILMLIPAAMIARGVFAYLNSYCLAWVGYRVLHDIRSQLFNHLASQSLDFFNKAKSGKLISRVLNDTRMAQNALTSIASDIVKDPVAVITGIVVLVHMDWKFALTTLVLFPLCILPVAIFGREIRQAGKAEENEAGQMAVILQETFAGIRVIKSFAREDYQAKQFALSSDQQVRNSLRVRKSIDIVQPIIESVSAVGVVFALVYVMYFNIGFLQFAALCAGIFLLYNPVKAVSKIPLQMQKCLASSTYIFEMMATKSSIQDAPDAVVLKDVRGEIAFENVTFGYGTEGAAVNDLSLRIEAGKQYALVGSSGAGKTTMLALLLRFYDPQSGAIRLDGLDLRSVTQQSLREQIGIVTQESFLFHDTIFENIRYGRLDATRAEVEAAAKLAYAHDFIVAQPQGYDTIVGDKGSLLSGGQQQRLAIARALLKNAPVLLLDEATSALDSESERIIQAALERLAQGRTVIAIAHRLSTILKSDQIVVMDHGRIAEVGTHRELLEKSGLYRRLYEIQFQHEEAAAAA
- the purH gene encoding bifunctional phosphoribosylaminoimidazolecarboxamide formyltransferase/IMP cyclohydrolase, translating into MKIQRALISVSDKTGLLDFAKGLASFGVEIISTGGTAKALAKAGIPVVEISDFTGSPEILDGRVKTLHPKVHGGLLYLRENPEHTAVAKEHGIAPIDLVVVNLYPFQATIEKEGVTLAEAIENIDIGGPSMIRSASKNYQSVTVVTDPADYTDVLAEMKEEGGATSAKLRERLAVKAFATTSSYDRAITNYLGSGQTGSHYSIDLPLEQRLRYGENPHQKAELYGNFGDYFEKLQGKELSYNNILDITAATHLIAEFAKPTVAILKHTNPCGVATDPDLKAAWDKAFATDKQAPFGGIIIANRPVDVALAKAIGEIFSEVIIAPDFDSEARAVLQKKKNLRLMRLLHLPKAAGANLRDARAVLGGMLVQDSDDAGIEELEHKVISARPPSKAEIEAMEFGWKVVKHVKSNAIVYAGADRTLGIGAGQMSRVDSSRIAVWKAKEAGLSLKGTAVCSDAFFPFPDGLVAAAEAGATAAIQPGGSVRDEEVIKAANEHGVAMVFTGIRHFRH